A genomic segment from Chitinophaga flava encodes:
- a CDS encoding efflux RND transporter periplasmic adaptor subunit has translation MKNSYIVNIIPAMAVAILALAACKSKTAHTHSAGHAQGTDSSVAALTQPVNARVIATIPVIKAESGTRIYTSEVSGVITYDTRRQTSIASRVGGRIERLLIKYNYQPVKQGQLIMEIYSPELAAAQRELLLVARQGDQLLSAARQRLQLLGMQTAQIDQVLRTGNILYRIPVYSNSNGYILEKTSSASTTAPAPAAAPAGDGMNSMGGGSAPSAAPATATAAATTPVMLREGQYVSAGQSLFTIYQADNLVAEFSFPSQLASRLKLQQQLLFYPTHDKAAMQPGTIGLIEPVFRNGQNFTLVRVYLGSHHFRAGQLLTGHIPLVYNEGWWLPKKAIYHSGNNTMVFRKTQGAFVPVTVETGATVAEMVQIKTPIADWEIASNAAYLVDSESFIKTNP, from the coding sequence ATGAAAAACAGCTATATCGTTAATATCATACCCGCCATGGCCGTGGCCATACTGGCGCTGGCAGCCTGCAAGAGCAAGACAGCCCATACCCACAGTGCCGGGCATGCACAGGGCACCGACAGCAGCGTTGCTGCACTGACACAGCCTGTCAACGCCCGCGTGATCGCCACCATTCCGGTGATCAAAGCGGAGAGTGGTACCCGTATCTATACATCCGAAGTGAGCGGAGTGATCACCTACGATACCCGCCGTCAAACCAGTATTGCCAGCCGTGTAGGCGGCCGCATAGAAAGGCTGCTGATTAAATACAACTACCAGCCGGTGAAACAGGGACAGCTGATTATGGAGATCTATTCTCCGGAACTGGCCGCCGCTCAGCGTGAACTGCTGCTAGTGGCCCGCCAGGGTGATCAGCTGTTATCAGCTGCACGTCAACGGTTACAGCTGCTAGGCATGCAAACGGCGCAGATAGACCAGGTCCTGAGAACAGGAAATATCCTTTACCGCATTCCTGTATATAGTAACAGTAACGGCTATATCCTGGAAAAGACCAGCAGTGCTTCCACCACAGCACCGGCACCTGCCGCGGCGCCCGCAGGCGATGGTATGAACAGCATGGGAGGCGGCAGTGCACCTTCCGCTGCACCCGCCACAGCAACAGCAGCGGCCACCACGCCGGTCATGCTGCGGGAAGGACAGTATGTCAGCGCCGGACAATCACTCTTCACCATCTATCAGGCTGATAATCTTGTTGCAGAATTTTCCTTCCCATCTCAACTGGCTTCCAGGCTCAAACTGCAGCAACAGCTGCTCTTTTATCCTACCCACGATAAAGCTGCCATGCAACCCGGTACCATCGGACTTATTGAGCCAGTCTTCCGCAATGGCCAGAACTTCACGCTGGTAAGGGTATACCTCGGCAGTCATCATTTCCGCGCAGGGCAGCTGCTGACCGGCCACATACCCCTCGTTTACAACGAAGGATGGTGGCTGCCTAAAAAAGCAATATATCATTCCGGTAATAATACGATGGTGTTCCGCAAAACACAGGGCGCCTTTGTACCTGTAACGGTAGAAACAGGAGCCACTGTAGCAGAGATGGTCCAGATCAAAACACCAATCGCCGACTGGGAAATAGCTTCCAACGCGGCCTACCTGGTAGACAGCGAAAGCTTCATCAAAACAAATCCTTAA
- a CDS encoding helix-turn-helix transcriptional regulator yields the protein MPLDWGNTNNNKVPHVNTIIQDINSPQLKEDSAELSLPIGRAKMSHWQFDGIRMIHSDWVYNDCKSMTWQADIDIVHLHFNLKGQFTVSPLEGHMPLHFAANTHNMLYTNMGASTMKNEELEASQFILQFTRDSFLQLTEHSDEALQRFADKVLSRKIGTLSPQSLPIDLSMQQNINSILRCNYQGGIKKMFLFSKAIEMLVLQAASYHQTHHHTNAVVRTPYDRERLHFVRDHLLENLENPPTLSALARMAGLNEYKLKYGFKELFNTTAFGFVAEQRLELARTYLRDQHKSVGEIATMLGYSSIQHFSTAFKKKFGCSPNKAR from the coding sequence ATGCCGCTCGATTGGGGAAATACCAACAATAACAAGGTGCCGCATGTCAATACGATCATCCAGGATATCAATTCCCCACAGCTGAAGGAAGACAGTGCGGAACTATCCCTTCCGATTGGCCGGGCGAAGATGTCTCACTGGCAGTTTGATGGTATTCGTATGATCCACAGCGATTGGGTATATAATGACTGTAAGTCTATGACCTGGCAGGCAGACATCGACATCGTACATCTGCACTTCAACCTGAAAGGGCAATTTACGGTGTCCCCACTGGAAGGCCATATGCCCCTGCACTTTGCAGCCAACACACACAACATGCTGTATACCAATATGGGGGCCAGCACTATGAAAAATGAAGAGCTGGAGGCTTCTCAGTTTATTCTTCAATTTACCCGTGATTCCTTTTTACAACTGACCGAACATTCCGACGAGGCGCTGCAACGTTTTGCGGATAAAGTGCTGAGCAGAAAAATCGGGACCCTGTCTCCTCAGAGCCTGCCCATCGATCTCTCCATGCAACAAAACATCAATTCCATCCTCCGTTGTAATTATCAAGGTGGCATCAAAAAAATGTTCCTTTTTTCCAAAGCCATAGAGATGCTGGTATTGCAGGCCGCCTCCTATCATCAAACTCATCATCATACTAACGCTGTCGTACGTACGCCCTATGACCGGGAGCGCCTACACTTTGTGCGGGACCACCTGTTGGAGAATCTGGAGAACCCTCCTACCCTGTCGGCCCTCGCCAGGATGGCCGGTCTTAATGAATACAAACTGAAGTATGGTTTTAAAGAACTCTTCAATACTACTGCCTTCGGCTTTGTGGCAGAACAACGCCTAGAACTGGCCCGTACCTACCTGCGGGATCAGCATAAGTCGGTAGGAGAAATTGCTACCATGCTGGGATACTCTTCCATACAGCATTTCAGCACGGCTTTTAAAAAGAAATTCGGATGCTCCCCTAACAAAGCAAGATAA
- a CDS encoding efflux RND transporter periplasmic adaptor subunit produces the protein MNHLKSNIRNRHILPGMIMACLLPAALSSCGGNAGAETANMAAPTPELPVMTLDTTTTLTTNEYSAQLEGKVNVDVRPQVDGYIKKIFVDEGSYVKAGQPLFEINDQPYREQLNRDIASLHAMESALAAAQLEVDKVRPLVENKVVADMQLKTAMATMQTAKANVEQAKAAVAASRVNVGFTLIKAPVSGYIGRIPKRIGNLVGRNDAAPLTTLSDISEVYAYFSMSENDFMNFSKGTSGLSLQQQLKQLRPVTLILSNGDAFNQKGRIEMVDGQFNKTTAAISLRATFPNPAAILRSGNTGKVKVEQLYSGVIQVPQAATLEMQDKIFVYQVVDSNKVQRRILELSGRSQDNFIVKEGLKRGDRIVTAGIETLMEGTVVKPANNKDSVATTGK, from the coding sequence ATGAACCACCTTAAGAGTAACATAAGAAACAGACACATACTTCCCGGTATGATCATGGCCTGTTTGCTGCCGGCAGCGCTCAGCAGCTGCGGTGGCAACGCGGGCGCAGAAACAGCCAATATGGCTGCGCCGACTCCGGAACTGCCGGTGATGACCCTCGACACCACTACGACCCTTACTACCAACGAGTATTCCGCTCAGCTGGAAGGGAAAGTGAATGTGGACGTACGTCCACAGGTAGATGGATATATTAAGAAGATTTTTGTGGATGAAGGCAGTTATGTAAAAGCTGGTCAACCGCTGTTTGAGATCAATGATCAACCCTACCGTGAACAGCTCAACAGAGACATTGCCAGTCTCCATGCGATGGAGTCTGCTCTGGCAGCTGCCCAACTGGAAGTAGATAAAGTACGTCCACTGGTAGAAAACAAAGTAGTGGCCGATATGCAACTCAAAACTGCTATGGCCACCATGCAAACGGCCAAAGCCAATGTTGAGCAGGCCAAAGCAGCAGTAGCCGCTTCCCGTGTCAATGTAGGCTTCACTCTGATAAAAGCTCCTGTCAGCGGATATATCGGCCGTATTCCCAAGAGGATCGGTAACCTGGTAGGCAGAAACGATGCAGCACCGCTCACTACGCTTTCTGATATCAGCGAGGTATACGCTTATTTCTCTATGAGCGAAAATGACTTCATGAACTTCAGCAAAGGTACTTCCGGCTTAAGTCTGCAGCAACAGCTGAAACAACTGCGCCCTGTAACGCTCATTCTCTCCAACGGCGATGCCTTCAACCAGAAAGGTCGTATCGAAATGGTAGACGGACAGTTCAATAAAACAACAGCCGCTATCAGTCTTCGGGCCACCTTCCCCAATCCCGCAGCTATCCTTCGTTCCGGCAATACCGGCAAAGTAAAGGTAGAACAACTCTACAGCGGGGTGATACAGGTGCCGCAGGCCGCCACCCTGGAAATGCAGGACAAAATATTTGTATATCAGGTGGTCGACAGCAATAAGGTACAACGCCGTATCCTTGAGCTGTCCGGCAGAAGTCAGGATAACTTCATCGTAAAAGAAGGACTGAAGCGGGGCGACAGGATTGTCACCGCCGGCATAGAAACCCTCATGGAAGGCACGGTGGTGAAACCCGCCAACAACAAAGATTCCGTTGCAACAACCGGAAAATAA
- a CDS encoding efflux RND transporter periplasmic adaptor subunit, whose translation MERKQFIRSIAIVSLVPALLLAACKETGKKAAEAGKQQTFTCPMHPQIVQNKPGTCPICGMDLVPFDKNNKDVALTLDNSQIALANITTVTIGAGNLAGFKQLNGRLVTDPEKTTVISSRVPGRVETLYVRETGVRVSKGQPLYRIYSEQLASLQQEYLLAVAQVKQFPDDARFAQIEKGARQKLQLYDQSDAAIQQLLQSQKVNPYVTYPATQSGMVSELSVTEGQYVSEGGAVMRLEGYNQLWVEADIYPGEAEAVRPGQTVKVLVAGWEQEPQQMTIQFINPALQSGSQLMQIRGTIPNPDNRWQPGLQANILLPVKSKNDVLTLPVDAVIRDGKGTHVWIEKTKGKFEPRIVTTGMENFDAVEIADGLEAGDKVVVTGAYLLYSEYILKKGADPLASASGHHH comes from the coding sequence ATGGAAAGAAAACAATTCATACGCTCTATAGCCATCGTTTCCCTGGTACCGGCCCTGTTGCTGGCAGCCTGCAAGGAAACAGGCAAAAAAGCTGCTGAGGCAGGCAAACAACAAACGTTCACCTGCCCCATGCACCCGCAGATCGTACAAAACAAACCCGGTACCTGCCCTATCTGCGGCATGGACCTGGTACCTTTCGACAAAAACAACAAAGACGTAGCCCTCACCCTCGACAACAGCCAGATAGCGCTTGCCAATATCACCACGGTAACCATCGGTGCAGGCAACCTGGCCGGCTTCAAACAACTCAACGGCCGCCTGGTCACCGACCCAGAGAAAACAACCGTCATCTCCAGCCGCGTACCTGGTCGCGTGGAAACACTGTATGTCCGGGAAACAGGCGTCAGGGTCAGCAAAGGACAACCTTTGTACCGCATCTATTCCGAACAGCTGGCTTCCCTGCAACAGGAATACCTGCTGGCAGTAGCGCAGGTCAAACAGTTTCCGGATGATGCCCGCTTTGCGCAGATAGAAAAAGGTGCGCGACAGAAACTCCAGCTGTACGACCAGTCAGATGCCGCTATTCAACAGCTGCTGCAATCACAGAAAGTAAATCCCTATGTAACCTATCCTGCCACGCAAAGCGGCATGGTTTCCGAACTGTCAGTCACCGAAGGACAGTATGTTTCCGAAGGTGGTGCAGTGATGCGCCTCGAAGGGTATAATCAGTTGTGGGTAGAAGCCGATATCTATCCCGGAGAAGCAGAAGCTGTTCGTCCGGGCCAGACCGTAAAAGTACTCGTAGCAGGTTGGGAACAGGAACCGCAGCAGATGACCATACAGTTCATCAATCCTGCCCTGCAGAGCGGCAGTCAGCTGATGCAGATACGCGGTACCATCCCCAACCCCGACAACCGCTGGCAGCCAGGGTTACAGGCCAACATCCTCCTGCCGGTGAAAAGTAAAAACGACGTACTGACGTTACCGGTAGACGCTGTCATCCGCGATGGTAAAGGAACACATGTGTGGATAGAAAAAACCAAAGGTAAGTTTGAGCCACGCATCGTCACCACCGGCATGGAAAATTTTGATGCCGTGGAAATCGCAGACGGGCTGGAAGCCGGTGATAAAGTAGTCGTTACCGGTGCCTACCTTCTCTACAGCGAATACATCCTGAAAAAGGGCGCCGATCCATTGGCCTCCGCATCAGGCCATCATCACTGA
- a CDS encoding DUF3347 domain-containing protein yields MTTFLKAGLSVMAAALLAACGNSKTAAPDKPDSSGQQSAPVTQAAKPAGLQLKDDQLNAVYLQYQQLSAALINGDEAAARIAANAIEAGAKGISGAEKLVSTAAGIMAAPHLDAQRTAYATLSNDLITLVKKSGISSGSLYIDYCPMALNDKGGYWLSNDSGIKNPYFGDKMLTCGEVKETIQ; encoded by the coding sequence ATGACCACCTTCCTCAAAGCAGGATTATCCGTTATGGCAGCCGCATTGCTGGCTGCCTGCGGCAATAGTAAAACTGCTGCTCCCGACAAGCCCGATTCTTCCGGGCAACAGTCGGCGCCTGTTACCCAAGCCGCTAAACCTGCAGGACTGCAGCTTAAAGATGATCAGCTGAACGCAGTATACCTGCAATATCAGCAGCTGTCGGCCGCCCTTATCAATGGCGACGAAGCAGCCGCAAGGATCGCCGCCAACGCGATAGAAGCCGGCGCCAAAGGCATCAGCGGCGCGGAGAAATTAGTGAGCACCGCCGCCGGTATCATGGCCGCACCCCACCTCGACGCACAACGCACCGCCTACGCCACCCTGAGCAACGACCTGATCACACTCGTGAAAAAGTCAGGCATCAGCAGCGGCTCCCTCTACATCGACTACTGCCCTATGGCCCTCAACGATAAAGGCGGCTACTGGCTCAGCAACGATTCCGGCATCAAAAATCCCTACTTCGGGGATAAAATGCTCACCTGCGGGGAAGTAAAAGAAACCATTCAATAA
- a CDS encoding DUF3347 domain-containing protein — protein sequence MKTIIISTLALTAITFAACNNNQPATSETQHSDSTAAAHHETAPAEKTLATVKPQFTDVSPATATALKAVIDSYLQLKNGLAADDDAATAKAAEAMSAALAKVDASQLTPEQKKIYAANEEDLKEHAEHISKNTGNIEHQREHFAQMSEDIYELAKAFGGGQPLYHAHCPMYNNNKGALWLSESSEIKNPYMGAKMANCGVMEELIQ from the coding sequence ATGAAAACTATTATCATCAGCACCCTGGCACTGACTGCCATCACCTTCGCCGCCTGCAACAACAACCAGCCGGCAACCTCCGAAACACAACACAGCGACAGCACCGCTGCCGCACATCATGAAACAGCTCCTGCAGAGAAAACACTGGCAACCGTAAAACCACAGTTCACCGATGTGAGCCCCGCTACCGCCACCGCCCTCAAAGCTGTAATAGACAGCTATCTCCAGCTGAAAAACGGTCTCGCTGCCGACGATGATGCAGCCACCGCCAAAGCCGCAGAAGCCATGAGCGCAGCACTCGCCAAAGTAGACGCCTCACAACTCACCCCTGAACAAAAGAAAATATACGCCGCCAACGAAGAAGACCTGAAAGAACACGCCGAACATATCAGTAAAAATACCGGCAACATCGAACATCAGCGCGAACACTTCGCACAAATGAGCGAAGACATCTACGAGCTGGCAAAAGCCTTCGGCGGCGGACAACCACTCTACCACGCTCACTGCCCTATGTACAATAATAACAAAGGCGCCCTGTGGTTAAGCGAATCCTCCGAAATCAAAAACCCATACATGGGCGCAAAAATGGCCAATTGCGGCGTAATGGAAGAGCTGATCCAATAA
- a CDS encoding heme-binding domain-containing protein: MLKSKIAQGFSPGMLLAIFVVIQFFRPAKNQDSQQDATQDIATIYPMPDSVQHMMQLACYDCHSNHTRYPWYAEIQPVGWLLNKHVQEGRQELNFQEYGKYSFRRQRNKLKRMKEQITAGKMPLSSYTLLHPEARLTPAQKQAILTWIDSTLTKI, from the coding sequence ATGCTAAAATCTAAAATAGCCCAGGGCTTCAGCCCTGGGATGCTATTAGCGATATTCGTAGTCATCCAGTTTTTCAGGCCTGCTAAAAATCAGGATAGCCAACAGGATGCCACACAGGATATTGCCACTATATATCCTATGCCTGACAGTGTACAGCATATGATGCAGCTCGCCTGTTACGATTGTCATAGTAACCATACCCGGTATCCATGGTATGCAGAGATACAGCCGGTTGGCTGGCTGCTCAACAAACACGTACAGGAAGGAAGGCAGGAACTCAATTTTCAGGAGTATGGAAAATATTCGTTCAGGCGACAGCGTAATAAGCTCAAACGCATGAAGGAACAGATCACTGCCGGAAAGATGCCGTTGTCTTCGTATACCCTGCTGCATCCTGAAGCCCGGTTGACACCTGCACAAAAGCAGGCCATACTAACGTGGATAGATAGTACCCTTACGAAAATTTAA
- a CDS encoding efflux RND transporter permease subunit: MLNKIIQRPVLATVISVILVILGIVGLTRLPVTQFPDIAPPSVVVSASFPGGNAATVLRSVVTPLEEAINGVENMTYIQSNAGNDGVGSVTIYFKLGTDPDQAAVNVQNRVAQVTSQLPPEVIQAGVTTTKQQSGMIMILDIYSEDNKKYDEAFLQNYAKINVIPEIKRIPGVGQAQIFGAKDYSMRVWLKPEQLAAYNVTPTEVMNAIRDQSLEAAPGRFGEGTDEPLSYVINYKGKFNQPEQFEKIVIRVAPDGSVLYLKDLARIELGSANYTTDNRVNGKDAVTMAIFQTNGSNANAIQTEINKVMDNASKTFPKGVKYQVTMSTKEQLDISIKQVKSTLIEAFILVFVIVFLFLQDFRSTLIPAIAVPVSLIGTFFFLQMLGFSINMLTLFALVLAIGIVVDDAIVVVEAVHSKMERSHLPAKAATMSAMSEITGAIVSITLVMAAVFLPVGFMEGPTGVFYRQFAFTLAIAILISALNALTLSPALCALFLKNTHAGEGSHDGKTPAKQGFTGRFFTAFNTGFQAMTSKYARGVKWLINYKWVSLGALAIIIVATALLMRSTPKGFIPNEDGSFVAYSLSLPPGAGLDRTTAVLRRADSILKKMPMVESETSISGYNILSNGASPAYAMGFVKLKPIKERGEVQNIDHIVYLMNEQLNTIKEGTFSVFTFPTVPGFGTFNGLELVLQDRTGGQVEKFSETANRFIGELMQTPEIAVAFTMFKADFPQYELIVDPVKTKQLGVNVSDLMMTLQTYYGSNQASDFNRFGKYYRVMVQAAPESRGTPSSLEGIFVKNDQGQMVPVNSMITLKKVYGPEMMNRYNLYNSISINAMPKPGYSTGDAIKAVERVAATKLPAGFSFEWTGLSKEEKNAGNQMVFIFVLALVFVYFLLAAQYESYILPLAVLLSIPTGILGVFLAINLAGIDNNIYVQVGLVMLIGLLAKNAILIVEFAVQRRRAGKTLLSAAMEASKLRLRPIIMTSLAFVAGLIPLMVVKGPSALGNHSISIGTAGGMLSGVILGVFIIPVLFIVFQYLQEKISGKTPVAAKEVVMEPATV, translated from the coding sequence ATGCTCAATAAAATTATTCAACGGCCGGTACTGGCCACCGTTATATCGGTTATCCTGGTGATCCTGGGTATCGTAGGCCTTACCCGGCTGCCGGTGACACAGTTCCCGGACATCGCGCCACCCAGCGTGGTGGTGAGCGCCAGCTTCCCCGGCGGTAATGCCGCTACTGTACTACGTTCGGTAGTTACTCCCCTGGAAGAGGCCATCAACGGGGTGGAAAACATGACTTATATACAGTCTAACGCCGGCAATGACGGTGTAGGCTCAGTGACCATATACTTCAAACTAGGCACAGATCCTGATCAGGCAGCTGTAAACGTACAGAACCGCGTGGCACAGGTTACCAGTCAGTTACCGCCTGAAGTAATACAGGCCGGTGTTACCACCACCAAACAACAAAGCGGGATGATCATGATCCTGGACATTTACAGTGAAGACAACAAAAAATATGATGAAGCCTTCCTGCAGAACTATGCCAAGATCAATGTAATCCCCGAGATCAAACGTATACCTGGTGTAGGCCAGGCACAGATCTTCGGTGCCAAGGATTACTCCATGCGTGTATGGCTGAAGCCAGAACAGCTGGCCGCTTATAACGTAACGCCCACAGAAGTAATGAACGCTATCCGCGATCAGAGCCTGGAAGCGGCACCTGGCAGATTTGGCGAAGGCACCGATGAGCCTTTGTCTTATGTAATCAACTATAAAGGAAAGTTCAATCAACCCGAACAGTTCGAAAAAATCGTTATCCGGGTAGCTCCTGATGGTTCTGTGTTGTATCTGAAAGACCTGGCCCGTATAGAACTTGGTTCCGCCAACTATACCACCGACAACCGCGTAAATGGTAAAGATGCCGTGACCATGGCCATCTTCCAGACCAATGGCTCCAATGCCAACGCTATCCAGACAGAGATCAACAAAGTGATGGACAACGCGTCCAAAACGTTCCCTAAAGGCGTCAAATATCAGGTGACCATGAGCACCAAAGAACAGCTGGACATCTCTATTAAACAGGTGAAATCTACGCTGATAGAGGCTTTCATACTGGTGTTCGTGATCGTATTTCTCTTCCTGCAGGACTTCAGGTCTACGTTGATCCCTGCCATTGCTGTTCCGGTTTCGCTGATAGGTACGTTTTTCTTTTTGCAGATGCTGGGCTTTTCCATCAATATGCTCACGTTGTTTGCCTTGGTGCTGGCTATCGGGATTGTGGTGGATGACGCCATTGTGGTGGTAGAAGCGGTGCATAGTAAGATGGAACGATCGCATTTACCGGCCAAAGCCGCTACCATGTCGGCTATGAGCGAGATCACCGGCGCTATCGTGTCTATTACCCTGGTAATGGCCGCGGTGTTCCTGCCGGTAGGTTTTATGGAAGGTCCCACCGGTGTGTTTTACCGGCAGTTTGCCTTTACGCTGGCTATCGCCATCCTGATATCCGCATTGAACGCGCTGACGCTTAGTCCTGCCCTGTGTGCCCTCTTCCTGAAAAATACACACGCCGGAGAAGGAAGTCATGATGGGAAAACACCTGCCAAACAAGGTTTTACAGGTCGTTTCTTTACCGCTTTCAACACCGGTTTCCAGGCGATGACCAGCAAGTACGCCCGTGGTGTTAAATGGCTGATCAACTATAAATGGGTGAGCCTGGGCGCACTGGCGATCATCATCGTAGCAACTGCCCTACTGATGCGCAGTACACCTAAAGGATTTATTCCCAACGAAGACGGCAGCTTTGTGGCCTATTCCCTGTCACTCCCTCCGGGAGCGGGTTTGGACAGAACCACAGCAGTGTTGCGCAGAGCCGACAGCATCCTTAAAAAGATGCCTATGGTGGAATCAGAAACCAGTATCTCCGGGTACAACATTCTGAGTAACGGCGCCAGTCCGGCTTATGCGATGGGCTTCGTGAAACTGAAGCCTATCAAGGAACGTGGAGAAGTGCAGAATATAGATCATATCGTATATCTGATGAACGAACAGCTGAATACCATTAAGGAAGGTACGTTCAGTGTGTTTACCTTCCCGACGGTGCCGGGCTTCGGTACCTTCAACGGCCTGGAACTCGTGCTACAGGACCGTACCGGCGGACAAGTGGAGAAGTTCAGTGAAACCGCCAACCGCTTCATCGGAGAGCTGATGCAGACCCCGGAGATAGCCGTAGCCTTTACGATGTTTAAGGCCGACTTCCCGCAGTATGAGCTGATAGTGGATCCCGTAAAAACAAAACAGCTGGGCGTCAACGTGAGCGACCTGATGATGACATTACAAACCTACTATGGTAGTAATCAGGCATCAGACTTCAACCGCTTCGGTAAATACTATCGTGTGATGGTACAGGCTGCACCGGAATCCCGTGGTACCCCTTCCAGCCTCGAAGGCATATTCGTTAAAAACGATCAGGGACAGATGGTACCGGTCAACAGCATGATCACTTTGAAAAAAGTGTACGGTCCTGAGATGATGAACAGATACAACCTGTATAACTCCATCTCCATCAATGCCATGCCTAAACCAGGCTACAGCACGGGTGATGCGATCAAAGCGGTGGAAAGAGTGGCTGCCACCAAACTCCCTGCCGGCTTCAGTTTCGAGTGGACCGGATTAAGTAAGGAAGAAAAGAATGCCGGCAACCAGATGGTATTCATATTTGTACTGGCACTGGTATTTGTATACTTCCTGCTGGCAGCACAATATGAGAGTTATATCCTGCCGCTGGCTGTACTGTTGTCTATACCAACTGGTATCCTGGGTGTGTTCCTGGCTATTAATCTGGCAGGCATCGACAATAACATTTATGTACAGGTAGGTCTGGTGATGCTGATAGGGCTGCTGGCCAAAAACGCCATCCTGATCGTAGAATTTGCCGTGCAACGGCGCCGGGCTGGCAAAACGTTGCTGTCGGCCGCGATGGAAGCCTCCAAACTGCGTCTGCGTCCTATCATCATGACCTCGCTGGCCTTTGTGGCAGGGCTGATTCCGCTGATGGTAGTAAAAGGACCTTCCGCATTGGGTAACCACTCCATCAGTATCGGCACCGCAGGTGGTATGTTGTCCGGTGTAATCCTGGGCGTGTTCATCATCCCGGTATTATTCATCGTATTCCAGTATCTGCAGGAAAAAATCTCCGGAAAAACACCGGTAGCAGCAAAGGAAGTGGTGATGGAACCAGCAACAGTTTAA
- a CDS encoding TolC family protein — protein sequence MKYIIKYIYIKPLVIALFILGAPVLSFAQQTPVLSLPGILQKIDSNNVLLQSYGLKAESYKHNAAAATAWMAPMVGVGTFMTPYPGQQVMDERDKGSLMLQLEQDIPNPAKLAAKKRYIASQGNIELATRGVTLNELKAQAKRLYFNWIIAQQKIKVLQENEKIMQTMKKIEEVRYPYNQSQLSGVYKTNAKLEDNRNMIRMQEGTIAKARSWLNSLMNAPGNQAFEIDTTYQPVFEPAASYDTASLAAVRKDVLKMNESISSMQLNIESMKRDRKPDFRIRFDHMQPLGAMMPKAFSAMGMISVPIVPWASKMYKSGIKAMEYNVAAMEKEKAAMLQETQGMLYGMQYEIRTMQQRIAAMEDKIVPSLRQTLDASFLNYQENKMTLSNVIDSWEALTMMQSGILDEKLKLYEMIVDYEKQLYR from the coding sequence ATGAAGTACATCATTAAATATATATACATCAAACCGCTGGTGATAGCGCTCTTTATCCTGGGCGCGCCGGTACTGTCATTTGCACAACAAACACCGGTATTATCACTGCCCGGCATCCTGCAGAAAATTGACAGCAACAACGTGCTGCTGCAGTCTTACGGACTGAAAGCAGAGAGCTACAAACACAATGCAGCAGCAGCTACCGCCTGGATGGCACCTATGGTAGGCGTCGGCACCTTTATGACACCGTATCCCGGCCAGCAGGTGATGGACGAGCGCGATAAAGGCAGCCTGATGCTGCAGCTGGAACAAGACATTCCTAATCCCGCCAAACTCGCCGCTAAAAAACGTTATATCGCCTCTCAGGGCAATATCGAACTGGCTACCCGCGGTGTCACCCTCAACGAGTTGAAAGCACAGGCCAAAAGGTTGTACTTCAACTGGATCATCGCGCAGCAAAAAATAAAAGTGCTGCAGGAGAATGAAAAGATCATGCAGACCATGAAAAAGATTGAGGAAGTAAGATATCCATACAATCAGTCACAGTTGAGCGGTGTCTATAAAACCAATGCCAAACTGGAAGACAACCGCAACATGATCCGCATGCAGGAAGGCACCATCGCCAAAGCCCGTTCCTGGCTCAACAGCCTGATGAACGCACCCGGCAACCAGGCATTTGAGATTGACACCACTTACCAGCCGGTATTTGAACCAGCCGCCTCTTATGACACCGCCTCTCTGGCCGCCGTGCGCAAGGATGTCCTGAAAATGAATGAAAGCATCAGTTCCATGCAGCTGAATATTGAAAGCATGAAACGCGACAGAAAGCCGGATTTCAGGATTCGTTTTGATCATATGCAACCGCTGGGGGCCATGATGCCAAAGGCTTTCAGCGCTATGGGCATGATCAGCGTCCCCATAGTACCCTGGGCTTCCAAAATGTATAAGTCCGGTATCAAAGCCATGGAATACAACGTGGCGGCTATGGAAAAAGAAAAGGCCGCCATGTTGCAGGAAACCCAGGGCATGCTGTATGGTATGCAGTACGAGATCCGCACCATGCAGCAGCGCATCGCAGCCATGGAAGATAAAATCGTGCCTTCCCTACGGCAAACGCTGGACGCCAGTTTCCTCAACTATCAGGAAAATAAAATGACGCTGAGTAATGTGATCGACTCCTGGGAAGCACTGACAATGATGCAATCCGGCATACTGGATGAAAAATTGAAACTCTATGAAATGATCGTGGATTATGAAAAACAGCTATATCGTTAA